In Thermosynechococcus sichuanensis E542, a single genomic region encodes these proteins:
- a CDS encoding NERD domain-containing protein yields the protein MTQAYTPEDVWRLLGELLEAQKETERRFQETERRFQETERLLREEARQLNQQIGKLGNRLGEFVEWQVRPAVLRLFQSRGIAVSQLYSDVILQDGNESLEIDLLVVNTGEAFLVEVKTKLSQGDVDEHLERIAKFRRLAHQYRGTKLLGAVAGMIVPPEVARYAYRQGLFVLAQSGNGVAILNDRQFQPRAW from the coding sequence GTTTGGCGGTTATTGGGGGAGCTACTGGAAGCTCAAAAGGAAACAGAACGCCGATTTCAAGAAACGGAGCGTCGTTTTCAAGAAACGGAGCGTTTACTGCGAGAAGAAGCTCGTCAACTTAACCAACAAATTGGCAAGCTGGGCAATCGTCTTGGGGAATTTGTGGAATGGCAGGTACGTCCAGCCGTGCTGCGCTTATTTCAGAGTCGGGGCATTGCCGTTTCTCAACTCTACAGCGATGTGATTCTCCAAGATGGGAACGAAAGCCTAGAGATTGATCTATTGGTCGTTAACACCGGTGAAGCGTTTCTCGTTGAGGTGAAAACCAAACTCAGCCAAGGTGATGTCGATGAACACCTAGAGCGGATTGCCAAATTTCGCCGTTTGGCTCATCAGTATCGGGGCACAAAACTCTTGGGAGCAGTGGCGGGGATGATTGTGCCGCCTGAGGTGGCTCGTTATGCCTATCGGCAGGGTCTATTTGTGTTGGCACAATCGGGGAATGGCGTGGCGATTCTCAATGACCGGCAGTTTCAGCCCCGCGCGTGGTAA
- the hemE gene encoding uroporphyrinogen decarboxylase, translated as MTTPLLLRAARGESVERPPIWLMRQAGRYMKVYRDLRDRYPSFRQRSEIPELAIEISLQPFRAFAPDGVILFSDILTPLPGIGIPFDIVESKGPIIDPPIRTFEQVQQLHSLEPEAACPFIRPILSTLRQEVGDRATVLGFAGAPWTLAAYAIEGKSSKDYIEIKTMAYREPELLHKFLNHLATAIADYLCYQIDCGAQVVQLFDSWAGQLSRQDYDTFAFPYQKQVVQQVKAVYPDVPIILYINGSAAVVDRMAATGADIVSLDWTVDIGTIRQQFPASVGLQGNLDPVMLFAPQPVLKERALGIIEAGRKGKYIFNLGHGVLQGTPEENVGFLFDLVKSLG; from the coding sequence ATGACCACCCCTTTACTCCTACGTGCTGCCCGTGGTGAAAGCGTTGAGCGTCCCCCCATTTGGTTGATGCGGCAAGCGGGACGCTACATGAAGGTCTATCGCGACCTGCGCGATCGCTATCCCTCGTTTCGCCAGCGATCGGAAATCCCTGAACTGGCTATTGAAATTTCACTCCAACCCTTTCGTGCCTTTGCCCCAGACGGTGTGATTCTCTTTTCGGATATTCTCACGCCCCTGCCGGGGATTGGTATTCCCTTTGACATTGTTGAGAGTAAAGGGCCGATCATTGATCCGCCCATCCGCACCTTTGAGCAGGTGCAACAACTGCATTCCTTGGAACCAGAGGCGGCCTGTCCTTTTATTCGTCCGATTCTTTCGACGCTGCGCCAAGAGGTGGGCGATCGCGCCACGGTGCTGGGATTTGCTGGTGCCCCTTGGACCCTTGCCGCCTATGCCATTGAGGGCAAAAGCTCCAAAGACTACATTGAAATCAAAACGATGGCCTACCGTGAGCCAGAGTTACTCCACAAGTTCTTAAACCATTTAGCCACTGCCATTGCCGACTACCTGTGCTATCAAATTGACTGTGGTGCTCAGGTGGTGCAACTGTTTGATTCGTGGGCGGGTCAACTGAGTCGTCAGGACTACGATACCTTTGCCTTCCCTTACCAAAAGCAGGTAGTTCAGCAGGTCAAAGCTGTCTATCCCGATGTACCAATCATCCTCTATATCAATGGCAGTGCGGCAGTGGTGGATCGCATGGCAGCAACCGGGGCAGATATTGTCAGCCTTGATTGGACAGTGGACATCGGCACCATTCGCCAACAGTTTCCTGCCAGTGTCGGTCTTCAGGGGAATTTAGACCCGGTCATGCTTTTTGCCCCTCAGCCAGTGCTCAAGGAACGGGCGCTAGGGATTATCGAGGCGGGTCGCAAGGGCAAATATATCTTTAACTTGGGTCATGGTGTTCTCCAAGGAACCCCTGAAGAGAATGTGGGTTTTCTCTTTGATCTGGTGAAGTCCCTGGGCTAA
- a CDS encoding NAD-dependent epimerase/dehydratase family protein — MRILITGASGCIGQYIAEALIQETDHELFLLVRNPARLQIDPHQRAGVKVIQGDLIDLTPLEPLLPTLDVAILTATAWGGNNVFAINYEQTCHLLKQLDPQRCQRVFYFSTASILNHQMEPLPEAGTLGTDYIRSKYECLHAIEQLPVGDRVIELFPTMVFGGGADGKRPSFITEGLREVLKWLWLARFFRADASFHFVHARDIAQVVLYLLQHPEYPVPRRVALGNPAITVNEMLAQLCAAAKLPIYGQIPLTLPMINFFVRVFRVQMSPWDYFCLNYRNFTYETVLNPQALGLTPYCATVADLLRCSLGTADLST, encoded by the coding sequence ATGCGCATCTTAATCACGGGTGCCAGTGGTTGCATTGGCCAGTACATCGCTGAGGCGCTGATCCAAGAGACGGATCACGAACTCTTTTTGCTGGTGCGGAACCCAGCACGGTTGCAGATTGATCCCCATCAAAGAGCCGGGGTGAAGGTGATTCAGGGGGATTTGATCGATTTAACCCCCTTGGAACCGCTACTGCCCACTCTCGATGTTGCCATCCTAACGGCAACTGCTTGGGGAGGGAACAATGTCTTTGCCATCAACTATGAGCAAACCTGCCATCTTCTCAAGCAACTGGATCCCCAACGCTGCCAGCGGGTCTTTTATTTTTCAACGGCAAGTATCCTCAATCATCAGATGGAACCGCTGCCGGAAGCAGGCACCTTGGGAACGGATTATATTCGCTCTAAGTACGAGTGTCTCCACGCCATTGAGCAGTTACCTGTGGGCGATCGCGTGATTGAACTGTTTCCAACAATGGTGTTTGGGGGCGGAGCCGATGGTAAGCGCCCCTCTTTCATCACGGAGGGCCTGCGCGAAGTCCTCAAGTGGCTGTGGTTGGCTCGCTTTTTCCGTGCGGATGCCAGTTTTCACTTTGTGCATGCTCGCGATATTGCCCAAGTCGTTCTTTACCTGTTGCAGCATCCTGAGTATCCGGTACCGCGTCGCGTGGCTCTAGGCAATCCCGCCATTACTGTCAATGAGATGTTGGCGCAGTTGTGTGCCGCCGCCAAGCTGCCCATTTATGGGCAAATCCCCTTGACCCTGCCTATGATCAACTTCTTTGTGCGGGTATTTCGAGTGCAGATGTCGCCATGGGATTACTTTTGCTTGAACTATCGCAACTTCACCTATGAAACGGTGCTCAATCCTCAAGCTTTGGGACTAACCCCCTACTGTGCGACGGTGGCGGATTTGCTACGCTGTAGTTTGGGCACGGCAGACCTCTCAACTTAA
- a CDS encoding EVE domain-containing protein, with amino-acid sequence MAGIWLLKSEPSVFSWQDLKAAPQQTTCWEGVRNYQARNFIRDHMQVGDRVLFYHSNANPAAIMGIAEVVKPAYPDHFAWNPESRYFDPKSTPENPRWFMVDIQYRRDFSPPITLAELRQTPGLETMLLLQKGCRLSVQPVTELEWQIILGLRSP; translated from the coding sequence ATGGCAGGTATTTGGTTACTGAAGTCGGAGCCAAGCGTCTTTTCTTGGCAGGATTTGAAGGCAGCTCCACAACAAACCACCTGTTGGGAAGGGGTGCGCAACTACCAAGCCCGCAATTTTATCCGCGATCACATGCAGGTGGGCGATCGCGTGCTTTTCTATCACAGCAATGCCAACCCAGCGGCAATCATGGGCATTGCCGAAGTCGTCAAGCCTGCCTATCCCGACCACTTTGCTTGGAACCCTGAGAGTCGCTACTTTGACCCCAAAAGCACTCCTGAGAATCCCCGCTGGTTTATGGTGGATATTCAGTATCGCCGCGATTTTTCACCGCCAATTACGCTAGCAGAACTGCGGCAAACGCCCGGCCTAGAGACGATGCTGCTGCTGCAAAAGGGCTGCCGTCTTTCAGTCCAACCCGTTACTGAGTTGGAGTGGCAGATTATTCTCGGCCTGCGATCGCCCTAG
- the gcvT gene encoding glycine cleavage system aminomethyltransferase GcvT, which yields MAEALRRTPLYPLHQGTRFTPFGEWEMPLQYSSILQEHQAVRQRVGMFDISHMGKFLLRGPEAIAALQERLPTNLSRLQPGQAKYTVLLNEAGGIVDDVILYIGDDQVRCIVNAATTAKDWAWFQTYLPASIDFIDESAAQVLIALQGPAATATLTPLGDRPLDNIKVYRHAQVNLLGQPAWIARTGYTGEDGWEILVTPELGQQLWQTLLASGVTPCGLGARDTLRLEAAMLLYGQDMDEQTTPLEAGLDWLIDWQKPDFVGRAALLAQKQQGIERQLVGLELLGKGIARHGYPIYAGAQVVGEITSGTLSPTLGKAIALGYVFPEFAHMGRELAVQVRDRQVPAVVVPRPFYRRPR from the coding sequence ATGGCTGAAGCGTTGCGTCGTACCCCCCTCTATCCCCTGCATCAAGGGACACGGTTTACCCCCTTTGGCGAGTGGGAGATGCCCCTCCAGTACAGCAGCATTTTGCAGGAACACCAAGCGGTGCGGCAGCGGGTGGGGATGTTTGATATTTCCCACATGGGCAAGTTTCTGCTCCGCGGCCCTGAGGCGATCGCGGCACTGCAAGAGCGGCTGCCCACCAACCTCAGTCGTCTCCAACCCGGCCAAGCCAAATACACCGTTCTCCTGAATGAGGCTGGGGGTATTGTTGATGATGTCATTCTCTACATTGGCGATGATCAAGTCCGCTGTATTGTCAATGCCGCCACCACTGCCAAGGACTGGGCATGGTTTCAGACGTATTTACCCGCCAGTATTGACTTTATTGATGAGTCAGCAGCACAGGTGCTGATTGCCCTTCAAGGCCCTGCCGCGACCGCCACCTTAACTCCCCTGGGCGATCGCCCCCTAGATAACATCAAGGTCTATCGCCATGCTCAGGTGAACCTCCTGGGACAGCCCGCTTGGATTGCCCGCACCGGTTATACGGGCGAAGATGGTTGGGAAATTCTTGTCACACCAGAATTGGGACAACAGTTGTGGCAAACCCTGCTGGCATCCGGTGTGACTCCCTGTGGGCTAGGGGCGCGCGATACTCTGCGATTGGAGGCGGCCATGCTCCTCTACGGCCAAGACATGGATGAGCAAACCACCCCCCTAGAGGCGGGACTTGATTGGCTAATTGATTGGCAGAAGCCCGATTTTGTGGGTCGTGCTGCCCTCTTGGCACAAAAGCAGCAGGGGATTGAGCGGCAGTTGGTGGGCTTAGAACTTCTGGGCAAAGGCATTGCTCGCCATGGCTACCCAATCTATGCGGGAGCACAGGTCGTGGGGGAAATTACGAGTGGCACCTTATCTCCCACCTTAGGGAAGGCGATCGCCCTTGGCTATGTCTTTCCGGAGTTTGCCCATATGGGTCGTGAACTGGCGGTACAGGTGCGCGATCGCCAAGTCCCAGCAGTGGTGGTTCCTCGCCCCTTCTATCGCCGCCCTCGGTAG
- a CDS encoding thioredoxin domain-containing protein, which produces MPNRLSQCQSLYLRKHAENPIDWWPWCDEALAKAAAEDRVIFLSIGYSSCHWCTVMEGEAFSDLEIAAYLNAYFLPIKVDREERPDIDSIYMQALQLMTGQGGWPLNIFLTPQDRRPFYGGTYFPVQPRYGRPGFLQVLQAVRRFYDQEKEKLAAQQATLWQYLAPPAEMGEAVPLTEDLLRTGIRQVTPILRDRPQGTCFPMMPYAQMLLQGLAFSPHPSELLHLCRLRGHNLLQGGIYDHVGGGWHRYTVDPQWTVPHFEKMLYDNGQIVTYLARLWHQGDRSPQIPAAIAQTIQWLDREMTAPEGYFYAAQDADSFVSANDSEPEEGAFYCWQYAELEQTLTPTELAQLQAHFDISANGNFEGKIVLKQVRPPADPQVLLPILRKLFARRYGADTPMDQPFPVATDHATAKGRAWPARIPPVTDTKMILAWNSLMITGLATAAQVWRERTYWQRAAKAAQWLHAHQYQQGKLYRLNYGGTVAEVAQAEDYAYWIQALLALHQASLAVGEAAQPWLEWAIQYQALFDQELAATEGGYYNAPERADLIVRQREGLDNATPSANGVAIANLVQLFLLTENPTYLEQAEKGLRFFSQLMQESPQSCPSLLAALQWYLRPVGVQVRPDQVATLWDRSLPTAVLKVRDDLEPVALVCEGLRCREPALTPAQLQQQLDELFPSVTYG; this is translated from the coding sequence ATGCCGAATCGCCTTAGTCAGTGCCAAAGCCTCTATCTGCGCAAGCACGCCGAAAACCCCATTGACTGGTGGCCATGGTGCGATGAAGCCCTCGCCAAAGCAGCTGCGGAGGATCGGGTGATTTTTCTCTCCATTGGCTATTCCAGTTGCCACTGGTGCACCGTGATGGAGGGGGAAGCCTTCTCGGATTTGGAGATTGCTGCCTATCTCAATGCCTATTTCCTGCCGATTAAGGTGGATCGCGAGGAGCGACCCGATATTGACAGCATCTATATGCAGGCCTTGCAACTGATGACGGGCCAAGGGGGCTGGCCGCTAAATATCTTTCTCACCCCTCAGGATCGCCGTCCCTTTTATGGCGGTACCTACTTCCCCGTGCAACCGCGCTATGGTCGTCCGGGGTTTTTGCAGGTGTTGCAGGCAGTGCGTCGCTTCTATGACCAAGAAAAGGAAAAGCTCGCTGCCCAACAGGCTACCCTCTGGCAATATCTCGCCCCCCCCGCTGAAATGGGAGAGGCCGTCCCCCTAACAGAAGACCTCCTAAGGACGGGGATTCGCCAAGTGACGCCGATTTTGCGCGATCGCCCCCAAGGCACCTGCTTCCCCATGATGCCCTATGCCCAAATGCTGCTACAGGGACTGGCTTTCAGTCCCCATCCCTCAGAACTGTTGCACCTGTGCCGCCTGCGGGGACACAACCTCTTGCAGGGGGGCATTTATGACCATGTGGGTGGTGGCTGGCATCGCTACACCGTGGATCCGCAGTGGACAGTGCCCCACTTTGAAAAAATGCTCTATGACAATGGCCAAATTGTGACCTATTTGGCGCGGCTGTGGCACCAAGGCGATCGCTCCCCCCAGATTCCCGCTGCCATTGCCCAAACCATTCAATGGCTGGATCGCGAAATGACCGCCCCGGAGGGTTACTTCTATGCGGCACAGGATGCCGATAGCTTTGTCAGTGCCAATGATTCTGAACCCGAGGAGGGCGCTTTTTATTGCTGGCAATATGCAGAGCTAGAGCAGACCCTAACCCCAACGGAATTGGCACAACTGCAAGCCCACTTTGACATCTCTGCCAATGGCAACTTTGAGGGCAAGATTGTACTCAAGCAAGTGCGCCCCCCAGCGGATCCTCAGGTACTGCTGCCGATTCTGCGCAAACTCTTTGCCCGCCGCTATGGTGCTGATACGCCCATGGATCAGCCCTTTCCTGTGGCCACTGATCATGCAACTGCAAAAGGGCGGGCTTGGCCAGCACGGATTCCCCCCGTCACCGATACAAAAATGATTTTGGCTTGGAATAGCCTGATGATTACTGGCTTAGCCACGGCAGCCCAAGTCTGGCGAGAGCGCACCTACTGGCAGCGAGCAGCTAAAGCGGCGCAATGGCTCCATGCGCATCAATATCAACAGGGCAAACTCTATCGCCTCAACTATGGGGGCACCGTGGCCGAAGTGGCCCAGGCTGAGGATTATGCCTACTGGATTCAAGCCCTGCTTGCCCTGCATCAAGCTAGTTTAGCGGTGGGAGAGGCGGCACAGCCGTGGCTGGAATGGGCCATTCAGTATCAAGCCCTTTTTGATCAGGAATTGGCGGCAACAGAGGGCGGCTATTACAATGCACCCGAGCGAGCGGATTTGATTGTGCGCCAGCGGGAAGGTCTCGATAATGCCACACCTTCTGCCAATGGGGTGGCGATCGCCAACTTGGTGCAACTCTTTTTGCTTACGGAGAATCCCACCTACCTCGAACAGGCGGAAAAGGGACTGCGTTTCTTTAGCCAGTTGATGCAGGAGTCTCCCCAAAGTTGTCCCAGCCTTTTGGCGGCGTTGCAGTGGTATTTGCGTCCAGTGGGTGTCCAAGTGCGCCCTGATCAGGTGGCAACCCTCTGGGATCGCTCCTTGCCAACGGCTGTCCTCAAGGTTCGCGATGACCTCGAACCGGTCGCCCTTGTCTGTGAAGGCTTGCGCTGCCGTGAACCAGCACTGACCCCTGCCCAACTGCAACAACAACTAGATGAGCTGTTTCCATCGGTGACCTATGGCTGA
- the folB gene encoding dihydroneopterin aldolase: MPLSESSIDCLHLSGIRYYGYTGALPEEQILGQWFEIDIKLWFDMAQAAASDRLEDTVDYRPLLQAIEQLMQQQRFQLIETLAAEILKLCLAPPQVQRAAVRVTKLAPPVPNFTGQISVEMVRPHAESP; encoded by the coding sequence ATGCCCTTGAGCGAATCATCAATTGACTGTCTCCACCTCTCGGGAATTCGCTACTACGGCTATACGGGCGCCCTACCAGAGGAACAAATTCTCGGCCAGTGGTTTGAGATTGATATTAAGCTCTGGTTTGATATGGCACAAGCGGCGGCCAGCGATCGCCTTGAGGATACCGTTGACTATCGCCCTCTTTTGCAGGCCATTGAGCAGTTAATGCAGCAGCAGCGCTTTCAGTTAATCGAAACCCTAGCAGCCGAAATTCTGAAACTGTGCCTTGCCCCGCCCCAAGTGCAGCGGGCTGCTGTGCGTGTAACAAAACTGGCTCCGCCCGTGCCCAACTTTACAGGTCAAATTAGTGTCGAAATGGTACGCCCCCATGCCGAATCGCCTTAG
- the cax gene encoding calcium/proton exchanger produces MTTQEKILLGLLIFVPLALLNFIVKMPPMVSFILSGLAIVPLAAWISNSTEAIAAVIGPALGGLLNATFGNVTEMIIAIVALRQGLAEVVKASLSGAIIANLLLGLGLAIVVGGIRFPEQQFSAPVARMNASALTLSVIVLMTPTAIQAVAPSVQLHLIDRFSYASAILLLIFYGLMLLFSMKTHRHLYLMDETIAGQEPSPAINLKVPVAILLVGTILLVFVSDILVDSLQDSISEMGLTQLFTGVFLIPVFSSVVEFITCIKFALNNRMEGAVAVAIGSSLQIILFVAPVLVLVGGFLGQPEMNLSFNLFELLAVVAAVAITNSISNDGRTNWLEGVLLMITYLVLAIAFFIHP; encoded by the coding sequence ATGACAACACAGGAAAAAATTCTGCTGGGCCTACTGATTTTTGTGCCCCTTGCCCTCCTTAACTTTATCGTCAAAATGCCGCCAATGGTGAGCTTTATCCTCAGTGGTCTCGCCATTGTGCCCCTTGCGGCTTGGATTTCCAATTCCACAGAGGCGATCGCCGCAGTCATTGGCCCTGCCCTTGGGGGACTCTTGAATGCCACCTTTGGCAATGTTACCGAGATGATTATTGCCATTGTCGCCCTGCGTCAGGGTCTTGCAGAGGTGGTGAAAGCCAGTCTCAGCGGTGCCATTATTGCCAATTTGCTTTTGGGATTGGGGCTGGCGATTGTTGTTGGGGGCATCCGATTTCCAGAGCAGCAGTTCTCGGCACCGGTGGCCCGCATGAATGCCTCTGCTTTGACCCTATCGGTGATTGTGCTGATGACGCCAACTGCAATTCAGGCGGTGGCGCCCAGTGTGCAGCTTCATTTGATTGATCGCTTTTCCTATGCGTCGGCGATTTTGCTGCTGATTTTTTACGGTCTGATGTTGCTGTTTTCCATGAAAACCCATCGTCACCTTTACTTAATGGATGAGACGATCGCTGGGCAGGAACCTTCCCCCGCCATCAATCTCAAGGTGCCCGTTGCCATTCTGCTAGTGGGTACGATTTTGCTGGTTTTTGTTTCGGACATCCTAGTGGATAGCTTGCAGGACAGCATTAGTGAAATGGGGCTGACGCAGTTATTTACAGGGGTATTTCTCATTCCCGTTTTCAGCAGTGTGGTTGAGTTCATTACCTGTATCAAGTTTGCCCTGAATAATCGCATGGAAGGGGCAGTGGCGGTGGCGATTGGGTCTAGCTTGCAAATCATTCTTTTTGTGGCACCGGTGCTTGTGCTGGTGGGCGGGTTCTTGGGTCAACCAGAGATGAACCTGAGCTTTAATCTCTTTGAACTGTTGGCTGTTGTGGCTGCGGTTGCCATCACCAACTCCATTAGCAACGATGGCCGCACAAATTGGCTAGAGGGTGTCTTGCTGATGATCACCTACCTCGTGCTGGCGATCGCCTTCTTTATTCACCCATAG
- a CDS encoding heavy metal-responsive transcriptional regulator → MNAAAYRIGTVAHSSGLPVKTIRYYEELGLLRTVGRTSGGYRLFAEDVFARLSFIKRAQSLGLTLSDIKAFLEVYDRGEIPCDHIKEKLEEKLVAIEAQIQQLQILKQELQGLLSGWRSPTQPLEGTICPILQPVARS, encoded by the coding sequence ATGAATGCAGCCGCCTATCGCATTGGTACCGTTGCCCACAGCAGCGGCCTGCCCGTCAAAACCATTCGCTACTACGAGGAATTGGGGCTGTTGCGAACCGTTGGCAGAACCAGTGGGGGTTATCGCCTCTTTGCTGAGGATGTCTTTGCGCGCCTGAGTTTTATCAAACGTGCCCAGTCCCTTGGCCTCACCCTGAGCGACATCAAAGCTTTTCTTGAGGTGTACGATCGCGGTGAGATTCCCTGTGACCACATCAAGGAAAAGTTAGAGGAGAAATTGGTCGCCATTGAAGCCCAAATTCAGCAGTTACAGATTCTTAAGCAGGAATTGCAAGGCCTCCTATCCGGCTGGCGATCGCCTACGCAACCCCTTGAGGGCACGATCTGTCCCATCCTTCAGCCTGTGGCGCGCTCCTAA
- the pxcA gene encoding proton extrusion protein PcxA, which produces MSSNPFIRLRDWIKRAQQWYLTTPNRALQEAYEAALKIRAIELEHFDGQPISPLNLPVGEVSSYFEIELKQLLKTIRMRMTEFRASRQILPLAPPQRPPTPVNGSVNSPTETYTVTATVSSTTEEPSVYEKLRVIDATLNRYKRQREKELNALARPSLSRQDPQQRQQAAALDKLDQIEDDSLYLSEYINDDLTDDSKLDSSSFIPRSILRTADRFRRELNSDETTEAEVVRDFRTSKLRTRLAVRFMLLLVILPLLTQQISKALIVSPLVNHFKAVGQIERIINSQLEDNILDELARFENKIRFESLVSNVPVSPEEIQARIREKAIELSTEYQKELIEPLKNILSDALGFTVFLVLVFTGQRQLAIVKAFLDEVVYGLSDSAKAFIIILFTDVFVGFHSPHGWEVLVNNTLEHFGLPRNEDFINMFIATFPVMLDTVFKYWIFRYLNQISPSAVATYKNMNE; this is translated from the coding sequence ATGTCCAGCAATCCCTTTATTCGCCTCAGAGACTGGATCAAGCGTGCACAACAGTGGTACCTCACAACCCCCAACCGCGCCCTACAGGAAGCCTATGAAGCCGCTCTAAAAATTCGTGCCATTGAACTGGAACACTTTGACGGCCAACCCATTAGCCCCCTCAATTTGCCCGTGGGAGAAGTTTCCAGTTATTTCGAGATAGAGCTAAAACAACTGCTGAAAACCATTCGCATGCGGATGACAGAGTTCCGCGCCAGCCGCCAAATCTTGCCCCTTGCGCCCCCCCAAAGGCCCCCCACTCCTGTTAATGGCAGTGTCAATAGCCCAACCGAGACCTATACAGTGACGGCTACCGTCAGCAGCACGACGGAGGAACCCAGCGTCTATGAAAAGCTGCGGGTCATTGACGCCACCCTCAACCGCTATAAACGACAGCGGGAAAAGGAACTGAATGCCCTTGCCCGTCCCAGCCTCAGTCGCCAAGACCCTCAACAGCGCCAGCAGGCAGCAGCCCTCGACAAACTCGACCAAATTGAGGATGATTCCCTTTACTTGTCGGAGTATATCAATGACGACCTCACCGACGATTCCAAACTTGACAGCAGCAGCTTTATTCCCCGCTCCATTTTGCGTACCGCCGATCGCTTTCGCCGTGAACTCAATTCCGATGAAACCACTGAAGCTGAGGTCGTTCGCGATTTTCGTACCTCAAAGCTGCGTACCCGTCTAGCAGTTCGCTTTATGCTGCTGCTGGTGATTTTGCCCCTGTTGACCCAGCAAATTTCTAAAGCGCTGATTGTCAGCCCCCTTGTTAACCACTTTAAGGCTGTGGGTCAGATTGAACGCATCATTAACTCCCAACTGGAGGATAACATTCTCGATGAACTAGCCCGCTTTGAGAACAAAATTCGTTTTGAAAGCCTTGTCAGTAATGTGCCAGTGTCCCCAGAGGAGATTCAAGCCCGCATTCGCGAAAAGGCGATCGAGCTATCCACAGAATACCAAAAGGAACTCATTGAACCGCTGAAAAATATTCTCTCCGATGCTTTGGGCTTTACTGTCTTTCTGGTGTTGGTGTTTACGGGTCAACGGCAACTAGCGATTGTTAAAGCTTTTCTGGATGAAGTCGTCTATGGCCTCAGTGACAGTGCTAAGGCCTTTATCATTATTCTATTTACGGATGTCTTTGTTGGCTTCCACTCCCCCCACGGCTGGGAGGTGCTCGTCAATAATACTTTGGAGCACTTTGGCCTTCCTCGTAATGAGGACTTTATCAATATGTTTATTGCTACATTTCCGGTGATGTTGGATACGGTGTTTAAGTATTGGATTTTCCGTTATCTCAACCAGATTTCCCCTTCGGCAGTGGCCACCTACAAGAATATGAACGAGTAG